A window of the Capricornis sumatraensis isolate serow.1 chromosome 9, serow.2, whole genome shotgun sequence genome harbors these coding sequences:
- the LOC138086067 gene encoding olfactory receptor-like protein OLF4, translated as MESENNTRISEFLLLGLSEEQELQPLIFGLFLSMYLITVFGNLLIILVVNSDSHLHTPMYFFLSNLSFVDICFTSTTIPKMLWNIQTQSKGITYEGCITQMYFYMLFAGLDDIFLSVMAYDRYVAICHPLHYMVIMSPRLCGLLVLISWVQIALYSLLHSLMVLRLSFCPVVQIPHFFCELSQVVKLATSDNFLNNIVMYLSSVLIGVGPFAGILYSYSKIVSCICKITSAQGKYKAFSTCVSHLSVVFLFYFTTLGVYFSSAASHSSHSSTVASVMYTVVTPMLNPFIYSLRNRDIKEGLKRLYLMPSVKDQLY; from the coding sequence ATGGAGTCAGAGAATAATACACGAAtttcagaatttcttcttctgggactttcAGAAGAACAAGAACTGCAACCTCTCATATTTGGGCTCTTCCTCTCCATGTACCTAATCACTGTGTTTGGAAACCTGCTCATCATCTTGGTTGTCAACTCAgactcccacctccacacccccatgtacttcttcctctccaacctgtCCTTTGTAGACATCTGTTTTACTTCCACCACCATCCCAAAGATGCTGTGGAACATCCAGACACAGAGCAAAGGTATCACCTATGAAGGCTGCATCACCCAGATGTATTTTTACATGCTCTTTGCAGGATTAGATGACATTTTCCTGAGTGTGATGGCCTATGATCGGtatgtggccatctgccaccccCTGCACTATATGGTTATCATGAGCCCCCGGCTCTGCGGACTGCTGGTTCTGATATCCTGGGTGCAGATTGCCTTGTATTCCTTACTACACAGCTTAATGGTGTTGCGGTTGTCCTTCTGTCCAGTTGTGCAAATCCCCCACTTTTTCTGTGAACTCAGTCAGGTGGTAAAGCTTGCTACTTCTGACAACTTTCTTAATAACATAGTGATGTATTTGTCATCTGTCCTGATCGGTGTTGGTCCTTTTGCTGGTATCCTTTACTCATACTCTAAAATAGTTTCTTGCATATGTAAAATCACATCAGCTCAGGGGAAGTATAAAGCATTTTCCACCTGTGTGTCCCACCTCTCAGTTgtcttcctattttattttacaacCTTAGGAGTTTACTTTAGCTCTGCTGCTTCCCACAGCTCACATTCAAGTACAGTCGCCTCGGTGATGTACACTGTGGTCACACCCATGCTGAATCCTTTCATCTACAGTCTGAGAAACCGAGATATAAAAGAGGGTCTAAAGAGATTGTATTTGATGCCAAGTGTAAAAGACCAACTATACTAG